In bacterium, one DNA window encodes the following:
- a CDS encoding type III pantothenate kinase, producing the protein MQLAVDIGNSACKLTWMQGEDPAKLSIAHSVRFTHEQLRSGEAKKLLPRSDAGLPVPVRAGVSSVVPSLVDPMRVLLLDAGISDVRMVQPAAAEFFPTRYRTMETLGADRYCAVLAARSLAGSPVVVIDCGTATTFNVVDREGYFRGGAIAPGIRTAFAALHRHTAQLPELAPAETPVFGDDSISSIRSGVLHFTRLALIGMLHEAEEITGPNAPVFVTGGNAPVLKGVGLAWPQLEFDEYLLARGVIFFLHFTS; encoded by the coding sequence ATGCAGCTGGCCGTGGACATTGGAAACAGCGCCTGCAAGCTGACATGGATGCAGGGCGAGGATCCTGCGAAGCTCAGCATCGCACACAGCGTGCGTTTCACGCACGAACAGTTGCGCAGCGGTGAAGCGAAAAAGCTGCTTCCACGAAGCGACGCCGGATTGCCGGTGCCTGTGCGTGCAGGCGTCTCTTCCGTTGTCCCTTCCCTCGTCGATCCGATGCGTGTGTTGCTTCTGGATGCGGGCATTTCCGACGTACGCATGGTGCAGCCTGCGGCAGCGGAATTCTTTCCCACACGTTACAGGACGATGGAAACCCTGGGCGCGGACCGGTACTGTGCCGTCCTCGCTGCGAGGTCCCTGGCGGGTTCTCCTGTCGTGGTTATCGATTGCGGAACGGCGACGACGTTCAATGTGGTGGACCGTGAGGGCTATTTTCGCGGCGGCGCGATCGCTCCGGGAATACGCACAGCATTTGCCGCGCTGCATCGACACACCGCGCAGTTGCCCGAACTCGCGCCCGCAGAGACACCGGTATTCGGCGACGACTCCATTTCAAGTATACGTTCCGGCGTACTCCATTTTACGCGGTTGGCGTTGATCGGGATGCTGCATGAGGCTGAAGAGATTACCGGACCGAATGCTCCTGTATTCGTGACCGGCGGCAACGCCCCGGTTTTAAAGGGCGTAGGGCTTGCCTGGCCGCAGCTGGAATTCGACGAATATTTATTAGCACGCGGTGTCATTTTCTTCTTGCATTTCACGAGCTGA
- the rnr gene encoding ribonuclease R, with translation MKQTLQQRVMDFLRKEEGRAFKTKELARRLSVPKQGPPYQQLKAILRELQEEDHIVRLKGSRWMMRRSEEPAEREDRLVVGTLKQLGKLWYVEPDDRDVEGDIAIGRRNLGDAREDDKVVVRLLADTQRHLGLEGEIVEVLGRTGKAEVEMLALARRFGLSMEFPENVMDEAHALPAEISEDELHGRLDLRDEECFTIDPADARDFDDAVSLRRDEDGNYVLGVHIADVSHYVQEGSELDREALRRGTSVYMVDGVFPMLPERLSNHLCSLKEGKDRLTYSAIVTVSPRGAVRDYQLAKSVIHSKKRFTYDEVQEILDNGEGLHLETLQQMEKLATTLMKKRFREGSVDFAVPEVKFVLDSTGAPIDIVPKQRLMSMRMIEEFMLLANKTVAQEAAKLRSEGKGFIYRVHDVPDSEKVRELLEFLRHLGVKVQIDPTSSQSFQRMLEHIRGRPEENVVQDVTIRSMAKAVYSTENIGHFGLGFRHYTHFTSPIRRYPDLIVHRLLFRYFGANGKASGKAASGKRLADIARQSSIRERVAVEAERASRKIKQVEYMKRHEGDDFDALISGVTRYGLYVEIMPSLVEGLVHVRSLDDYYEYDKARWQLVGQHSGKRYRLGDRVRVRVSRVDSVEQEIDFVLLEGETAAMRSGGSGSDDDHSSRRQTSRSGDSRSGDSRSGASRSGVSSSNARVSGSKLSGGNRSGGNRSGGNRSGGKRGGRNSGGGGKGKKR, from the coding sequence GTGAAACAGACATTGCAACAACGCGTCATGGACTTCCTCCGCAAAGAGGAAGGCCGGGCGTTCAAGACCAAAGAATTGGCCCGTCGGCTCTCTGTGCCGAAACAGGGTCCCCCCTACCAGCAGCTGAAAGCCATACTGCGGGAACTGCAGGAGGAAGATCACATCGTACGACTCAAAGGAAGCCGCTGGATGATGCGCCGCAGTGAAGAACCGGCAGAACGGGAAGACCGACTCGTCGTTGGTACGCTCAAGCAACTCGGGAAGCTCTGGTATGTGGAACCTGACGACCGCGATGTCGAAGGAGACATCGCCATCGGGCGCCGTAACCTTGGAGATGCCCGAGAAGACGATAAGGTGGTCGTCCGCCTCCTGGCCGATACCCAGCGTCATCTCGGACTGGAAGGTGAAATCGTCGAGGTCCTTGGCCGTACGGGAAAGGCGGAAGTAGAGATGCTCGCGCTTGCGCGCCGTTTCGGACTGAGCATGGAGTTCCCCGAAAACGTTATGGACGAGGCGCATGCGCTGCCGGCAGAGATCTCGGAAGATGAGCTGCATGGACGGCTCGACCTGCGGGATGAAGAATGCTTCACCATTGATCCGGCTGATGCGCGGGATTTTGACGATGCCGTTTCCCTGCGGCGGGATGAGGACGGGAACTACGTGCTCGGAGTCCACATTGCGGATGTCTCGCATTATGTGCAGGAGGGTTCGGAGCTGGACCGGGAAGCATTGCGCCGCGGTACCAGCGTGTACATGGTGGACGGTGTGTTTCCCATGCTGCCGGAACGACTGTCGAATCATCTCTGCAGTCTCAAGGAAGGGAAAGACAGGCTGACATATTCCGCGATAGTGACCGTATCCCCTCGGGGTGCCGTGCGTGACTACCAGCTTGCAAAGAGCGTGATTCATTCGAAGAAGCGCTTTACCTATGACGAAGTGCAGGAGATACTCGACAACGGGGAAGGGCTTCATCTCGAGACCCTGCAGCAGATGGAGAAACTCGCGACGACGCTGATGAAAAAGCGCTTTCGTGAAGGCTCCGTCGATTTCGCCGTGCCTGAGGTCAAATTTGTGTTGGACAGCACCGGGGCACCGATAGACATCGTCCCGAAGCAGCGTCTGATGAGCATGCGCATGATCGAGGAGTTCATGCTTCTCGCGAACAAAACCGTCGCTCAGGAAGCCGCCAAGCTGCGCAGCGAGGGGAAGGGATTCATCTACCGCGTACACGATGTGCCCGATTCGGAGAAGGTGCGTGAGCTGCTCGAGTTTCTCCGCCATCTCGGTGTGAAGGTGCAGATCGATCCCACCAGCTCGCAGTCCTTTCAACGCATGCTCGAGCACATTCGCGGGCGTCCCGAAGAAAACGTAGTGCAGGACGTCACCATTCGTTCCATGGCGAAGGCCGTCTACAGCACGGAAAATATCGGGCACTTCGGACTCGGGTTTCGCCACTACACACATTTTACCAGTCCCATTCGCCGTTACCCTGACCTCATTGTGCACCGCCTGCTGTTCAGATACTTCGGTGCGAACGGGAAGGCTTCCGGTAAGGCCGCGTCCGGCAAACGGCTTGCGGACATCGCCCGGCAGAGTTCGATTCGTGAACGCGTCGCTGTCGAAGCTGAGCGGGCATCGAGGAAGATCAAGCAAGTCGAATACATGAAGCGGCATGAGGGCGATGATTTCGATGCGCTCATCAGCGGCGTTACGCGATACGGTTTATACGTGGAGATCATGCCTTCGCTGGTCGAGGGCCTCGTCCACGTGCGCAGTCTCGACGACTACTACGAGTATGACAAGGCGCGGTGGCAGCTTGTCGGACAGCACAGCGGGAAGCGGTATCGGCTTGGGGACAGGGTCCGTGTACGCGTATCCCGCGTTGACAGCGTGGAGCAGGAAATCGATTTCGTACTCCTCGAAGGTGAGACGGCTGCCATGCGGAGCGGCGGCTCCGGCAGTGACGACGATCACTCTTCTCGAAGGCAAACGTCCCGCAGCGGAGACTCCCGCAGCGGAGACTCCCGCAGCGGAGCCTCCCGCAGCGGCGTGTCCAGCAGTAACGCGCGGGTATCCGGCAGTAAACTCAGTGGCGGCAACCGCAGTGGCGGCAACCGCAGTGGCGGCAACCGCAGTGGCGGAAAGCGGGGCGGACGAAATTCCGGGGGCGGTGGAAAGGGAAAGAAGCGGTGA